From a single Candoia aspera isolate rCanAsp1 chromosome 2, rCanAsp1.hap2, whole genome shotgun sequence genomic region:
- the BRPF1 gene encoding peregrin isoform X8: MREQEPRDAMGVDFDVKTFCHNLRATKPPYECPVDTCRKIYKSYSGIEYHLYHYDHDNPPPPQSTPLRKHKKKGRHGRATNKQSPSPSETSQSPGRDVMTYAQAQRMVEVDLHGRVHRISIFDNLDVVSEDDEAPEEAPENNSNKENTETPSVAPKAGKHKNKEKRKESNHHHHSTSAGNAPKLPEAVYRELDQDTPDAPPRPTSYYRYIEKSAEELDEEVEYDMDEEDYIWLDIMNERRKTEGVSSIPQEIFEYLMDRLEKESYFESHNKGDPNALVDEDAVCCICNDGECQNSNVILFCDMCNLAVHQECYGVPYIPEGQWLCRRCLQSPSRAVDCALCPNKGGAFKQTDDGRWAHVVCALWIPEVCFANTVFLEPIDSIEHIPPARWKLTCYICKQRGSGACIQCHKANCYTAFHVTCAQQAGLYMKMEPVRETGANGTSFSVRKTAYCDIHTPPGSMRRLPALSHSEGEEEEEEEEEDGKGWSSEKVKKAKAKSRIKMKKARKILAEKRAAAPVVSVPCIPPHRLSKITNRLTIQRKSQFMQRLHSYWTLKRQSRNGVPLLRRLQTHLQSHRNCEPGRPAPPPPVSKTEQTLVFLQRDNTEDKNWALKEQLKSWQRLRHDLERARLLVELIRKREKLKRETIKIQQVALEMQLTPFLILLRRTLEQLQEKDTGNIFSQPVPLSEVPDYLDHIKKPMDFYTMKQKLEAYRYLNLDEFEEDFNLIVSNCLKYNAKDTIFYRAAVRLREQGGAVLRQARRQAEKMGIDFETGMHFPVDGEEAPLRSTENDEDRLLLSENQKHLPLEDQLNLLLERLAEVSTGKQSVSRCRQTKMIKKEITALRRKLAHQRETGRDGHGALARIILPTHNPCEKDTQTDSAAEESSSQETSKGLGPNSSSTPAHEVGRRTSVLFSKKNPKTAVPPKRPGRPPKNRDSQLAPGHGNSPVGPPQLPIMGSQRQRKRVRSPRPSSSSDSDSDKSAEDAPIDLPANGFSSGSQPVKKSFLVYRSGYNLPRSSSDSESSSTSSSSAASDRTSTTPSKQGRGKPSFSRVNFPEDSSEDTSGTENESYSVGTGRGVGHGMVRKSISRSAGWLSEDEDSPLDALDLVWAKCRGYPSYPALIIDPKMPREGMFHHGVPIPVPPLEVLKLGEQMTQEAREHLYLVLFFDNKRTWQWLPRTKLVPLGVNQDLDKEKMLEGRKSNIRKSVQIAYHRAMQHRNKVQGEQSSDSSESD, encoded by the exons AGCCAAGAGACGCCATGGGGGTGGACTTTGACGTGAAGACTTTCTGCCACAATCTGCGGGCGACCAAGCCACCCTACGAATGCCCTGTGGACACCTGCCGCAAAATCTACAAGAGCTACAGTGGGATTGAGTACCACCTCTACCACTATGACCATGACAACCCCCCTCCGCCACAGAGTACCCCTTTGCGCAAGCACAAAAAGAAGGGCCGTCACGGCCGTGCAACCAACAAGCAGTCGCCCAGCCCCTCTGAGACTTCGCAGTCACCCGGGCGGGACGTTATGACTTATGCCCAAGCCCAGCGCATGGTGGAGGTGGATCTGCATGGCCGTGTGCACCGCATAAGCATCTTTGATAACCTGGACGTGGTGTCAGAGGACGACGAGGCTCCTGAAGAGGCCCCAGAGAATAACAGCAACAAGGAGAACACCGAAACTCCATCAGTGGCCCCCAAAGCGGGCAAGCACAAGAACAAGGAGAAGCGCAAGGAGTCCAACCACCATCACCACAGCACCTCTGCCGGCAATGCCCCGAAGCTGCCCGAGGCTGTGTACCGAGAGCTGGACCAGGACACCCCTGACGCCCCGCCTCGCCCCACCTCTTACTACAG ATACATTGAGAAGTCAGCCGAAGAGCTCGATGAGGAGGTTGAGTACGACATGGATGAGGAAGATTACATATGGCTGGACATTATGAACGAACGCCGGAAGACAGAAGGTGTCAGCTCTATTCCCCAGGAGATCTTTGAATATCTAATGGACCGACTAGAGAAGGAGTCCTATTTCGAGAGTCACAACAAAGGTGACCCAAATGCCTTGGTTGATGAGGATGCTGTCTGCTGCATTTGCAACGATGGGGAATGTCAGAATAGTAACGTCATCCTTTTTTGCGACATGTGTAACTTGGCTGTGCACCAGGAATGCTATGGTGTCCCTTACATCCCGGAGGGCCAGTGGCTCTGCCGCCGCTGCTTGCAGTCACCTTCCAGGGCTGTGGACTGTGCCCTGTGTCCAAACAAAGGTGGTGCCTTCAAACAGACAGACGATGGTCGTTGGGCCCATGTGGTGTGTGCCCTCTGGATCCCAGAGGTCTGTTTTGCTAACACAGTGTTCCTGGAGCCCATAGATAGCATAGAACACATCCCACCAGCCCGCTGGAAGCTGACCTGCTACATCTGCAAGCAGCGAGGCTCTGGGGCCTGCATACAGTGCCACAAAGCCAACTGCTACACAGCCTTCCACGTCACCTGTGCTCAGCAGGCTGGGCTCTACATGAAAATGGAGCCCGTCCGAGAAACAGGGGCCAATGGCACTTCATTTAGTGTCCGCAAGACAGCTTACTGTGATATCCACACGCCACCTGGCTCAATGCGACGCTTGCCTGCACTCTCACATAgtgaaggggaggaagaggaggaggaggaggaggaggatgggaaaGGCTGGAGCTCAGAGAAGGTGAAAAAGGCCAAGGCGAAATCCCGGATTAAAATGAAGAAGGCAAGGAAGATTCTGGCTGAGAAGAGAGCAGCTGCTCCAGTGGTGTCGGTGCCATGCATTCCTCCCCACAG GCTTAGTAAGATCACCAATCGGTTGACCATTCAGCGAAAAAGTCAGTTCATGCAGAGGTTGCATAGTTATTGGACTCTGAAGAGGCAATCCCGCAACGGAGTCCCCTTGTTGCGCCGGCTCCAAACTCACTTGCAGTCACATAGGAACTGCGAGCCAGGAAggccagctcctcctcctcctgtctccaaaACTGAGCAG ACTCTGGTGTTCCTGCAGCGAGATAACACGGAGGATAAGAACTGGGCCCTGAAAGAGCAGCTGAAATCCTGGCAGCGCCTCCGCCACGACCTGGAACGAGCGCGCTTGCTGGTGGAGTTAATTCGCAAGCGAGAGAAGCTCAAGAGAGAGACG ATCAAAATCCAGCAAGTGGCACTGGAGATGCAGCTGACCCCCTTCCTCATCCTTCTGCGCCGGACCCTCGAGCAGCTTCAGGAAAAGGACAcgggcaacatcttcagccagcCGGTCCCGCTGTCTGAG GTCCCTGACTACCTGGACCACATCAAGAAGCCGATGGATTTCTACACAAtgaagcagaagctggaggcctATCGCTACCTGAACCTGGATGAGTTTGAGGAGGACTTCAACCTGATAGTCAGCAACTGCTTGAAGTACAATGCCAAAGACACCATCTTCTACCGGGCGGCTGTTCGGTTGCGGGAGCAGGGGGGTGCAGTGCTGCGCCAGGCGCGCCGGCAAGCTGAGAAGATGGGCATTGACTTTGAGACAGGCATGCACTTCCCCGTGGATGGGGAGGAGGCTCCTCTGCGAAGCACCGAGAATG ATGAGGACCGGCTGCTGCTGTCAGAAAACCAAAAGCATCTGCCTCTGGAAGATCAGTTGAATCTCCTGCTTGAGCGTCTGGCCGAGGTGAGCACCGGGAAGCAAAGCGTGAGCCGCTGCCGGCAAACCAAGATGATCAAGAAGGAGATCACCGCCTTGCGGCGCAAGTTGGCACACCAGCGGGAGACAGGGAGGGATGGGCATGGCGCCTTGGCCCGCATCATTCTGCCGACCCATAACCCCTGCGAGAAGGACACTCAAACCGACAGCGCCGCTGAGGAGAGCAGCAGCCAAGAAACCAGCAAAG GCCTTGGCCCCAATTCCTCCTCCACCCCAGCACATGAAGTTGGCAGGAGAACATCGGTGCTTTTCTCCAAGAAGAACCCCAAAACCGCTGTGCCCCCAAAGCGTCCTGGGCGCCCCCCCAAGAATCGAGACAGCCAGCTGGCTCCAGGTCATGGGAACAGCCCAGTGGGGCCTCCTCAGCTCCCAATCATGGGGTCCCAGCGGCAGCGCAAGAGGGTGAGGAGCCCGCGCCCCAGTTCCAGCTCCGACAGCGACAGCGACAAATCCGCTGAGGATGCTCCTATTG ACCTGCCAGCCAATGGCTTCAGCAGCGGCAGCCAGCCGGTCAAGAAGAGTTTCCTCGTCTACCGCAGTGGCTACAACCTCCCGCGCAGCAGCTCTGATTCGGAGTCgagcagcaccagcagcagcagcgctgCCTCAGATCGCACCAG CACTACTCCTTCCAAACAAGGAAGAGGGAAGCCCTCTTTCTCCCGGGTAAATTTCCCAGAGGACAGCAGCGAGGACACGTCAGGGACGGAAAATGAGTCCTATTCAGTGGGAACCGGCCGAGGTGTGGGCCATGGCA TGGTGCGGAAGAGTATCAGCCGATCAGCTGGCTGGCTCTCCGAGGATGAGGATTCCCCTTTGGATGCCTTGGACCTGGTGTGGGCCAAATGCCGGGGTTACCCATCTTATCCAGCTCTG
- the BRPF1 gene encoding peregrin isoform X5 has protein sequence MREQEPRDAMGVDFDVKTFCHNLRATKPPYECPVDTCRKIYKSYSGIEYHLYHYDHDNPPPPQSTPLRKHKKKGRHGRATNKQSPSPSETSQSPGRDVMTYAQAQRMVEVDLHGRVHRISIFDNLDVVSEDDEAPEEAPENNSNKENTETPSVAPKAGKHKNKEKRKESNHHHHSTSAGNAPKLPEAVYRELDQDTPDAPPRPTSYYRYIEKSAEELDEEVEYDMDEEDYIWLDIMNERRKTEGVSSIPQEIFEYLMDRLEKESYFESHNKGDPNALVDEDAVCCICNDGECQNSNVILFCDMCNLAVHQECYGVPYIPEGQWLCRRCLQSPSRAVDCALCPNKGGAFKQTDDGRWAHVVCALWIPEVCFANTVFLEPIDSIEHIPPARWKLTCYICKQRGSGACIQCHKANCYTAFHVTCAQQAGLYMKMEPVRETGANGTSFSVRKTAYCDIHTPPGSMRRLPALSHSEGEEEEEEEEEDGKGWSSEKVKKAKAKSRIKMKKARKILAEKRAAAPVVSVPCIPPHRLSKITNRLTIQRKSQFMQRLHSYWTLKRQSRNGVPLLRRLQTHLQSHRNCEPGRPAPPPPVSKTEQRDNTEDKNWALKEQLKSWQRLRHDLERARLLVELIRKREKLKRETIKIQQVALEMQLTPFLILLRRTLEQLQEKDTGNIFSQPVPLSEVPDYLDHIKKPMDFYTMKQKLEAYRYLNLDEFEEDFNLIVSNCLKYNAKDTIFYRAAVRLREQGGAVLRQARRQAEKMGIDFETGMHFPVDGEEAPLRSTENDEDRLLLSENQKHLPLEDQLNLLLERLAEVSTGKQSVSRCRQTKMIKKEITALRRKLAHQRETGRDGHGALARIILPTHNPCEKDTQTDSAAEESSSQETSKGLGPNSSSTPAHEVGRRTSVLFSKKNPKTAVPPKRPGRPPKNRDSQLAPGHGNSPVGPPQLPIMGSQRQRKRVRSPRPSSSSDSDSDKSAEDAPIDLPANGFSSGSQPVKKSFLVYRSGYNLPRSSSDSESSSTSSSSAASDRTSTTPSKQGRGKPSFSRVNFPEDSSEDTSGTENESYSVGTGRGVGHGSEYPIAISSGFPSGLGWPKDGKDPLPFSFFLSLCAVVRKSISRSAGWLSEDEDSPLDALDLVWAKCRGYPSYPALIIDPKMPREGMFHHGVPIPVPPLEVLKLGEQMTQEAREHLYLVLFFDNKRTWQWLPRTKLVPLGVNQDLDKEKMLEGRKSNIRKSVQIAYHRAMQHRNKVQGEQSSDSSESD, from the exons AGCCAAGAGACGCCATGGGGGTGGACTTTGACGTGAAGACTTTCTGCCACAATCTGCGGGCGACCAAGCCACCCTACGAATGCCCTGTGGACACCTGCCGCAAAATCTACAAGAGCTACAGTGGGATTGAGTACCACCTCTACCACTATGACCATGACAACCCCCCTCCGCCACAGAGTACCCCTTTGCGCAAGCACAAAAAGAAGGGCCGTCACGGCCGTGCAACCAACAAGCAGTCGCCCAGCCCCTCTGAGACTTCGCAGTCACCCGGGCGGGACGTTATGACTTATGCCCAAGCCCAGCGCATGGTGGAGGTGGATCTGCATGGCCGTGTGCACCGCATAAGCATCTTTGATAACCTGGACGTGGTGTCAGAGGACGACGAGGCTCCTGAAGAGGCCCCAGAGAATAACAGCAACAAGGAGAACACCGAAACTCCATCAGTGGCCCCCAAAGCGGGCAAGCACAAGAACAAGGAGAAGCGCAAGGAGTCCAACCACCATCACCACAGCACCTCTGCCGGCAATGCCCCGAAGCTGCCCGAGGCTGTGTACCGAGAGCTGGACCAGGACACCCCTGACGCCCCGCCTCGCCCCACCTCTTACTACAG ATACATTGAGAAGTCAGCCGAAGAGCTCGATGAGGAGGTTGAGTACGACATGGATGAGGAAGATTACATATGGCTGGACATTATGAACGAACGCCGGAAGACAGAAGGTGTCAGCTCTATTCCCCAGGAGATCTTTGAATATCTAATGGACCGACTAGAGAAGGAGTCCTATTTCGAGAGTCACAACAAAGGTGACCCAAATGCCTTGGTTGATGAGGATGCTGTCTGCTGCATTTGCAACGATGGGGAATGTCAGAATAGTAACGTCATCCTTTTTTGCGACATGTGTAACTTGGCTGTGCACCAGGAATGCTATGGTGTCCCTTACATCCCGGAGGGCCAGTGGCTCTGCCGCCGCTGCTTGCAGTCACCTTCCAGGGCTGTGGACTGTGCCCTGTGTCCAAACAAAGGTGGTGCCTTCAAACAGACAGACGATGGTCGTTGGGCCCATGTGGTGTGTGCCCTCTGGATCCCAGAGGTCTGTTTTGCTAACACAGTGTTCCTGGAGCCCATAGATAGCATAGAACACATCCCACCAGCCCGCTGGAAGCTGACCTGCTACATCTGCAAGCAGCGAGGCTCTGGGGCCTGCATACAGTGCCACAAAGCCAACTGCTACACAGCCTTCCACGTCACCTGTGCTCAGCAGGCTGGGCTCTACATGAAAATGGAGCCCGTCCGAGAAACAGGGGCCAATGGCACTTCATTTAGTGTCCGCAAGACAGCTTACTGTGATATCCACACGCCACCTGGCTCAATGCGACGCTTGCCTGCACTCTCACATAgtgaaggggaggaagaggaggaggaggaggaggaggatgggaaaGGCTGGAGCTCAGAGAAGGTGAAAAAGGCCAAGGCGAAATCCCGGATTAAAATGAAGAAGGCAAGGAAGATTCTGGCTGAGAAGAGAGCAGCTGCTCCAGTGGTGTCGGTGCCATGCATTCCTCCCCACAG GCTTAGTAAGATCACCAATCGGTTGACCATTCAGCGAAAAAGTCAGTTCATGCAGAGGTTGCATAGTTATTGGACTCTGAAGAGGCAATCCCGCAACGGAGTCCCCTTGTTGCGCCGGCTCCAAACTCACTTGCAGTCACATAGGAACTGCGAGCCAGGAAggccagctcctcctcctcctgtctccaaaACTGAGCAG CGAGATAACACGGAGGATAAGAACTGGGCCCTGAAAGAGCAGCTGAAATCCTGGCAGCGCCTCCGCCACGACCTGGAACGAGCGCGCTTGCTGGTGGAGTTAATTCGCAAGCGAGAGAAGCTCAAGAGAGAGACG ATCAAAATCCAGCAAGTGGCACTGGAGATGCAGCTGACCCCCTTCCTCATCCTTCTGCGCCGGACCCTCGAGCAGCTTCAGGAAAAGGACAcgggcaacatcttcagccagcCGGTCCCGCTGTCTGAG GTCCCTGACTACCTGGACCACATCAAGAAGCCGATGGATTTCTACACAAtgaagcagaagctggaggcctATCGCTACCTGAACCTGGATGAGTTTGAGGAGGACTTCAACCTGATAGTCAGCAACTGCTTGAAGTACAATGCCAAAGACACCATCTTCTACCGGGCGGCTGTTCGGTTGCGGGAGCAGGGGGGTGCAGTGCTGCGCCAGGCGCGCCGGCAAGCTGAGAAGATGGGCATTGACTTTGAGACAGGCATGCACTTCCCCGTGGATGGGGAGGAGGCTCCTCTGCGAAGCACCGAGAATG ATGAGGACCGGCTGCTGCTGTCAGAAAACCAAAAGCATCTGCCTCTGGAAGATCAGTTGAATCTCCTGCTTGAGCGTCTGGCCGAGGTGAGCACCGGGAAGCAAAGCGTGAGCCGCTGCCGGCAAACCAAGATGATCAAGAAGGAGATCACCGCCTTGCGGCGCAAGTTGGCACACCAGCGGGAGACAGGGAGGGATGGGCATGGCGCCTTGGCCCGCATCATTCTGCCGACCCATAACCCCTGCGAGAAGGACACTCAAACCGACAGCGCCGCTGAGGAGAGCAGCAGCCAAGAAACCAGCAAAG GCCTTGGCCCCAATTCCTCCTCCACCCCAGCACATGAAGTTGGCAGGAGAACATCGGTGCTTTTCTCCAAGAAGAACCCCAAAACCGCTGTGCCCCCAAAGCGTCCTGGGCGCCCCCCCAAGAATCGAGACAGCCAGCTGGCTCCAGGTCATGGGAACAGCCCAGTGGGGCCTCCTCAGCTCCCAATCATGGGGTCCCAGCGGCAGCGCAAGAGGGTGAGGAGCCCGCGCCCCAGTTCCAGCTCCGACAGCGACAGCGACAAATCCGCTGAGGATGCTCCTATTG ACCTGCCAGCCAATGGCTTCAGCAGCGGCAGCCAGCCGGTCAAGAAGAGTTTCCTCGTCTACCGCAGTGGCTACAACCTCCCGCGCAGCAGCTCTGATTCGGAGTCgagcagcaccagcagcagcagcgctgCCTCAGATCGCACCAG CACTACTCCTTCCAAACAAGGAAGAGGGAAGCCCTCTTTCTCCCGGGTAAATTTCCCAGAGGACAGCAGCGAGGACACGTCAGGGACGGAAAATGAGTCCTATTCAGTGGGAACCGGCCGAGGTGTGGGCCATGGCAGTGAGTATCCGATTGCCATTTCTTCTGGTTTCCCATCAGGGTTGGGTTGGCCAAAGGATGGCAAAGAtccccttcctttctcctttttcctttctctttgtgcAGTGGTGCGGAAGAGTATCAGCCGATCAGCTGGCTGGCTCTCCGAGGATGAGGATTCCCCTTTGGATGCCTTGGACCTGGTGTGGGCCAAATGCCGGGGTTACCCATCTTATCCAGCTCTG
- the BRPF1 gene encoding peregrin isoform X4, whose product MGVDFDVKTFCHNLRATKPPYECPVDTCRKIYKSYSGIEYHLYHYDHDNPPPPQSTPLRKHKKKGRHGRATNKQSPSPSETSQSPGRDVMTYAQAQRMVEVDLHGRVHRISIFDNLDVVSEDDEAPEEAPENNSNKENTETPSVAPKAGKHKNKEKRKESNHHHHSTSAGNAPKLPEAVYRELDQDTPDAPPRPTSYYRYIEKSAEELDEEVEYDMDEEDYIWLDIMNERRKTEGVSSIPQEIFEYLMDRLEKESYFESHNKGDPNALVDEDAVCCICNDGECQNSNVILFCDMCNLAVHQECYGVPYIPEGQWLCRRCLQSPSRAVDCALCPNKGGAFKQTDDGRWAHVVCALWIPEVCFANTVFLEPIDSIEHIPPARWKLTCYICKQRGSGACIQCHKANCYTAFHVTCAQQAGLYMKMEPVRETGANGTSFSVRKTAYCDIHTPPGSMRRLPALSHSEGEEEEEEEEEDGKGWSSEKVKKAKAKSRIKMKKARKILAEKRAAAPVVSVPCIPPHRLSKITNRLTIQRKSQFMQRLHSYWTLKRQSRNGVPLLRRLQTHLQSHRNCEPGRPAPPPPVSKTEQTLVFLQRDNTEDKNWALKEQLKSWQRLRHDLERARLLVELIRKREKLKRETIKIQQVALEMQLTPFLILLRRTLEQLQEKDTGNIFSQPVPLSEVTELYEVPDYLDHIKKPMDFYTMKQKLEAYRYLNLDEFEEDFNLIVSNCLKYNAKDTIFYRAAVRLREQGGAVLRQARRQAEKMGIDFETGMHFPVDGEEAPLRSTENDEDRLLLSENQKHLPLEDQLNLLLERLAEVSTGKQSVSRCRQTKMIKKEITALRRKLAHQRETGRDGHGALARIILPTHNPCEKDTQTDSAAEESSSQETSKGLGPNSSSTPAHEVGRRTSVLFSKKNPKTAVPPKRPGRPPKNRDSQLAPGHGNSPVGPPQLPIMGSQRQRKRVRSPRPSSSSDSDSDKSAEDAPIDLPANGFSSGSQPVKKSFLVYRSGYNLPRSSSDSESSSTSSSSAASDRTSTTPSKQGRGKPSFSRVNFPEDSSEDTSGTENESYSVGTGRGVGHGSEYPIAISSGFPSGLGWPKDGKDPLPFSFFLSLCAVVRKSISRSAGWLSEDEDSPLDALDLVWAKCRGYPSYPALIIDPKMPREGMFHHGVPIPVPPLEVLKLGEQMTQEAREHLYLVLFFDNKRTWQWLPRTKLVPLGVNQDLDKEKMLEGRKSNIRKSVQIAYHRAMQHRNKVQGEQSSDSSESD is encoded by the exons ATGGGGGTGGACTTTGACGTGAAGACTTTCTGCCACAATCTGCGGGCGACCAAGCCACCCTACGAATGCCCTGTGGACACCTGCCGCAAAATCTACAAGAGCTACAGTGGGATTGAGTACCACCTCTACCACTATGACCATGACAACCCCCCTCCGCCACAGAGTACCCCTTTGCGCAAGCACAAAAAGAAGGGCCGTCACGGCCGTGCAACCAACAAGCAGTCGCCCAGCCCCTCTGAGACTTCGCAGTCACCCGGGCGGGACGTTATGACTTATGCCCAAGCCCAGCGCATGGTGGAGGTGGATCTGCATGGCCGTGTGCACCGCATAAGCATCTTTGATAACCTGGACGTGGTGTCAGAGGACGACGAGGCTCCTGAAGAGGCCCCAGAGAATAACAGCAACAAGGAGAACACCGAAACTCCATCAGTGGCCCCCAAAGCGGGCAAGCACAAGAACAAGGAGAAGCGCAAGGAGTCCAACCACCATCACCACAGCACCTCTGCCGGCAATGCCCCGAAGCTGCCCGAGGCTGTGTACCGAGAGCTGGACCAGGACACCCCTGACGCCCCGCCTCGCCCCACCTCTTACTACAG ATACATTGAGAAGTCAGCCGAAGAGCTCGATGAGGAGGTTGAGTACGACATGGATGAGGAAGATTACATATGGCTGGACATTATGAACGAACGCCGGAAGACAGAAGGTGTCAGCTCTATTCCCCAGGAGATCTTTGAATATCTAATGGACCGACTAGAGAAGGAGTCCTATTTCGAGAGTCACAACAAAGGTGACCCAAATGCCTTGGTTGATGAGGATGCTGTCTGCTGCATTTGCAACGATGGGGAATGTCAGAATAGTAACGTCATCCTTTTTTGCGACATGTGTAACTTGGCTGTGCACCAGGAATGCTATGGTGTCCCTTACATCCCGGAGGGCCAGTGGCTCTGCCGCCGCTGCTTGCAGTCACCTTCCAGGGCTGTGGACTGTGCCCTGTGTCCAAACAAAGGTGGTGCCTTCAAACAGACAGACGATGGTCGTTGGGCCCATGTGGTGTGTGCCCTCTGGATCCCAGAGGTCTGTTTTGCTAACACAGTGTTCCTGGAGCCCATAGATAGCATAGAACACATCCCACCAGCCCGCTGGAAGCTGACCTGCTACATCTGCAAGCAGCGAGGCTCTGGGGCCTGCATACAGTGCCACAAAGCCAACTGCTACACAGCCTTCCACGTCACCTGTGCTCAGCAGGCTGGGCTCTACATGAAAATGGAGCCCGTCCGAGAAACAGGGGCCAATGGCACTTCATTTAGTGTCCGCAAGACAGCTTACTGTGATATCCACACGCCACCTGGCTCAATGCGACGCTTGCCTGCACTCTCACATAgtgaaggggaggaagaggaggaggaggaggaggaggatgggaaaGGCTGGAGCTCAGAGAAGGTGAAAAAGGCCAAGGCGAAATCCCGGATTAAAATGAAGAAGGCAAGGAAGATTCTGGCTGAGAAGAGAGCAGCTGCTCCAGTGGTGTCGGTGCCATGCATTCCTCCCCACAG GCTTAGTAAGATCACCAATCGGTTGACCATTCAGCGAAAAAGTCAGTTCATGCAGAGGTTGCATAGTTATTGGACTCTGAAGAGGCAATCCCGCAACGGAGTCCCCTTGTTGCGCCGGCTCCAAACTCACTTGCAGTCACATAGGAACTGCGAGCCAGGAAggccagctcctcctcctcctgtctccaaaACTGAGCAG ACTCTGGTGTTCCTGCAGCGAGATAACACGGAGGATAAGAACTGGGCCCTGAAAGAGCAGCTGAAATCCTGGCAGCGCCTCCGCCACGACCTGGAACGAGCGCGCTTGCTGGTGGAGTTAATTCGCAAGCGAGAGAAGCTCAAGAGAGAGACG ATCAAAATCCAGCAAGTGGCACTGGAGATGCAGCTGACCCCCTTCCTCATCCTTCTGCGCCGGACCCTCGAGCAGCTTCAGGAAAAGGACAcgggcaacatcttcagccagcCGGTCCCGCTGTCTGAGGTAACAGAACTCTACGAA GTCCCTGACTACCTGGACCACATCAAGAAGCCGATGGATTTCTACACAAtgaagcagaagctggaggcctATCGCTACCTGAACCTGGATGAGTTTGAGGAGGACTTCAACCTGATAGTCAGCAACTGCTTGAAGTACAATGCCAAAGACACCATCTTCTACCGGGCGGCTGTTCGGTTGCGGGAGCAGGGGGGTGCAGTGCTGCGCCAGGCGCGCCGGCAAGCTGAGAAGATGGGCATTGACTTTGAGACAGGCATGCACTTCCCCGTGGATGGGGAGGAGGCTCCTCTGCGAAGCACCGAGAATG ATGAGGACCGGCTGCTGCTGTCAGAAAACCAAAAGCATCTGCCTCTGGAAGATCAGTTGAATCTCCTGCTTGAGCGTCTGGCCGAGGTGAGCACCGGGAAGCAAAGCGTGAGCCGCTGCCGGCAAACCAAGATGATCAAGAAGGAGATCACCGCCTTGCGGCGCAAGTTGGCACACCAGCGGGAGACAGGGAGGGATGGGCATGGCGCCTTGGCCCGCATCATTCTGCCGACCCATAACCCCTGCGAGAAGGACACTCAAACCGACAGCGCCGCTGAGGAGAGCAGCAGCCAAGAAACCAGCAAAG GCCTTGGCCCCAATTCCTCCTCCACCCCAGCACATGAAGTTGGCAGGAGAACATCGGTGCTTTTCTCCAAGAAGAACCCCAAAACCGCTGTGCCCCCAAAGCGTCCTGGGCGCCCCCCCAAGAATCGAGACAGCCAGCTGGCTCCAGGTCATGGGAACAGCCCAGTGGGGCCTCCTCAGCTCCCAATCATGGGGTCCCAGCGGCAGCGCAAGAGGGTGAGGAGCCCGCGCCCCAGTTCCAGCTCCGACAGCGACAGCGACAAATCCGCTGAGGATGCTCCTATTG ACCTGCCAGCCAATGGCTTCAGCAGCGGCAGCCAGCCGGTCAAGAAGAGTTTCCTCGTCTACCGCAGTGGCTACAACCTCCCGCGCAGCAGCTCTGATTCGGAGTCgagcagcaccagcagcagcagcgctgCCTCAGATCGCACCAG CACTACTCCTTCCAAACAAGGAAGAGGGAAGCCCTCTTTCTCCCGGGTAAATTTCCCAGAGGACAGCAGCGAGGACACGTCAGGGACGGAAAATGAGTCCTATTCAGTGGGAACCGGCCGAGGTGTGGGCCATGGCAGTGAGTATCCGATTGCCATTTCTTCTGGTTTCCCATCAGGGTTGGGTTGGCCAAAGGATGGCAAAGAtccccttcctttctcctttttcctttctctttgtgcAGTGGTGCGGAAGAGTATCAGCCGATCAGCTGGCTGGCTCTCCGAGGATGAGGATTCCCCTTTGGATGCCTTGGACCTGGTGTGGGCCAAATGCCGGGGTTACCCATCTTATCCAGCTCTG